In Rahnella sikkimica, the following are encoded in one genomic region:
- the lolB gene encoding lipoprotein insertase outer membrane protein LolB, producing MPMRKTHFVRLLPLASLVLAACSINAPKGPATSPTSPQWREHEAQVKQLEHYQTRGSFAYISDKQKVYARFFWQQYSQDSYRLLLTNPLGSTEMELKVQSGIAQLTNNEGKHYTSDNPDDMIRKLTGMSIPLSNLRLWMLGLPGDGTDFTLDSQYRLSQVKFSQNGQSGTVVYQAYDDDAKPSLPQRLEMTQGEQRIKLKMDNWTLN from the coding sequence ATGCCAATGCGTAAAACACATTTTGTTCGCCTCCTCCCTCTGGCAAGTTTAGTGCTTGCCGCGTGTTCGATTAATGCGCCGAAAGGCCCGGCAACCAGCCCGACGTCTCCGCAATGGCGTGAACACGAAGCTCAGGTCAAACAACTCGAGCATTATCAGACCCGCGGCTCTTTCGCTTACATTTCCGATAAACAGAAAGTCTATGCCCGCTTCTTCTGGCAACAATATTCCCAGGACAGCTACCGTCTGCTGCTGACCAATCCGCTCGGCAGCACCGAAATGGAGCTGAAAGTGCAAAGCGGCATCGCGCAGCTGACCAACAACGAAGGCAAGCATTACACCAGCGATAATCCGGACGACATGATCCGCAAGCTGACCGGCATGTCGATTCCGCTGTCCAACCTGCGTCTGTGGATGCTTGGCCTGCCGGGTGATGGCACCGATTTCACCCTCGACAGCCAGTATCGCCTGTCACAAGTTAAGTTCAGCCAGAATGGTCAGAGCGGCACTGTGGTGTATCAGGCCTATGACGACGACGCCAAACCGTCCCTGCCGCAACGTCTGGAAATGACCCAGGGCGAACAGCGCATCAAGCTGAAAATGGATAACTGGACATTAAACTGA
- the hemA gene encoding glutamyl-tRNA reductase has product MTLLALGINHKTAPVSLRERVTFSPETLNEALSSLLQQPLVQGGVVLSTCNRTELYLSVEQQENLQEQLVKWLCDYHHLSEDEVRKSLYWHHDNAAVSHLMRVASGLDSLVLGEPQILGQVKKAFAESQNGRAVSGELERLFQKSFSVAKRVRTETDIGASAVSVAFAACTLARQIFESLSDVNVLLVGAGETIELVARHLHQHNVRHMMIANRTRERAQTLATEVNAEVISLQDIDSRLAEADIIISSTASPLPIIGKGMVERALKARRNQPMLMVDIAVPRDIEPEVGKLANVYLYSVDDLHGIIQNNLAQRKAAAIQAETIVEQESSNFMAWLRSQGAVEIIRDYRSRADIIRADAQAKALAAIAQGADVEAVIQELAHKLTNRLIHAPTRSLQQAASDGDVERLQILRDSLGLDQQ; this is encoded by the coding sequence ATGACCCTGCTTGCATTAGGTATCAACCACAAAACCGCCCCGGTGTCTCTGCGTGAACGGGTAACATTTTCACCCGAGACTCTGAATGAGGCGCTCTCCAGTCTGCTCCAGCAACCGCTGGTGCAGGGCGGAGTCGTGTTGTCTACCTGTAACCGGACGGAGCTCTATCTGAGCGTCGAACAACAGGAAAACCTGCAAGAACAGCTGGTGAAATGGTTGTGCGATTATCATCATCTCAGTGAAGATGAAGTGCGAAAAAGCTTGTACTGGCACCATGACAACGCCGCCGTCAGCCATCTTATGCGCGTGGCGAGCGGGCTGGATTCGCTGGTGTTGGGCGAACCGCAGATCCTCGGGCAGGTTAAGAAAGCCTTCGCCGAATCGCAAAATGGCCGGGCAGTATCCGGCGAACTGGAACGCCTGTTCCAGAAATCCTTCTCCGTTGCCAAGCGTGTCCGCACTGAAACCGATATCGGCGCAAGCGCCGTTTCTGTGGCTTTTGCCGCCTGTACGCTGGCGCGCCAGATTTTTGAATCCCTTTCTGATGTGAATGTGCTGCTGGTCGGTGCGGGTGAAACCATCGAACTGGTGGCGCGTCATCTGCATCAGCACAATGTCCGTCACATGATGATTGCGAACCGTACCCGCGAACGTGCGCAGACGCTGGCAACCGAAGTGAACGCGGAAGTGATCAGCTTGCAGGATATCGATTCCCGCCTGGCGGAAGCCGACATTATCATCAGTTCTACCGCCAGCCCGTTGCCAATCATTGGCAAAGGCATGGTGGAACGTGCGCTGAAAGCGCGCCGTAACCAGCCGATGCTGATGGTTGATATCGCCGTGCCGCGTGATATCGAACCGGAAGTTGGTAAACTTGCCAACGTCTATTTATACAGCGTTGATGACCTGCACGGCATTATTCAAAACAATCTTGCCCAGCGTAAAGCCGCTGCGATTCAGGCAGAAACCATCGTTGAGCAGGAAAGCTCAAACTTCATGGCCTGGCTGCGTTCGCAGGGAGCCGTTGAAATTATTCGTGATTATCGCTCGCGTGCTGATATTATTCGCGCCGACGCACAAGCAAAAGCCTTAGCCGCCATCGCGCAAGGCGCTGACGTCGAAGCGGTGATCCAGGAATTAGCCCACAAATTGACCAACCGCCTTATTCACGCGCCAACCCGTTCTCTGCAACAGGCAGCCAGCGACGGTGATGTGGAGCGTTTGCAAATTTTACGCGACAGCCTCGGGCTGGATCAGCAATAG
- the prfA gene encoding peptide chain release factor 1: MKPSIVAKLEALQERHEEVQAMLGDASVIADQDKFRSLSREYAQLTSVSECFLAWRQAQEDLETAGMMLDDPEMREMAQDEIKDCKATIEELEEKLQLLLLPKDPDDERGCFLEIRAGTGGDEAAIFAGDLFRMYSRYAESRRWRVEIVSASEGEHGGYKEVIAKVSGEGAYGQFKFESGGHRVQRVPETESQGRIHTSACTVAVMPEIPEAELPEINAGDLRIDTFRSSGAGGQHVNTTDSAIRITHIPTGIVVECQDERSQHKNKAKAMSVLGARIRAAEVAKRHAEEASTRRNLLGTGDRSDRNRTYNFPQGRVTDHRINLTIYRLDEVMEGKLDSLIQPIVQEYQADQLAALSEQD; encoded by the coding sequence ATGAAGCCTTCTATTGTTGCCAAACTGGAAGCGTTACAAGAGCGCCACGAAGAAGTGCAGGCGATGCTCGGCGATGCCAGCGTCATTGCCGATCAGGATAAATTCCGCAGTCTTTCCCGCGAATACGCTCAGTTAACGTCCGTTTCCGAATGTTTTCTGGCCTGGCGTCAGGCGCAGGAAGATTTAGAAACTGCCGGGATGATGCTCGACGATCCCGAGATGCGCGAAATGGCGCAGGACGAAATCAAAGACTGCAAAGCCACCATCGAAGAACTCGAAGAAAAATTACAACTTCTGTTACTGCCGAAAGACCCGGACGATGAACGCGGGTGTTTCCTGGAAATTCGTGCAGGAACCGGTGGTGATGAAGCGGCGATTTTTGCCGGTGATTTATTCCGCATGTACAGCCGTTACGCAGAATCGCGTCGCTGGCGTGTCGAAATCGTGAGCGCCAGCGAAGGCGAACACGGCGGATATAAAGAAGTCATCGCCAAAGTGAGCGGTGAGGGTGCTTACGGCCAGTTCAAGTTTGAATCCGGCGGTCATCGCGTTCAGCGCGTACCCGAAACCGAATCTCAGGGGCGTATTCATACGTCGGCCTGTACCGTTGCCGTGATGCCGGAAATCCCGGAAGCCGAATTGCCGGAAATCAACGCCGGTGATCTGCGCATTGATACGTTCCGCTCTTCCGGTGCGGGCGGTCAGCACGTTAACACCACCGATTCCGCCATCCGTATTACCCATATTCCGACCGGTATCGTGGTGGAATGTCAGGACGAACGTTCTCAGCACAAAAACAAAGCCAAGGCGATGTCCGTGCTCGGCGCGCGCATCCGTGCGGCAGAAGTGGCGAAACGTCATGCGGAAGAAGCCTCTACGCGCCGTAACCTGCTGGGCACCGGCGACCGTTCAGACCGCAACCGTACTTACAATTTCCCGCAGGGCCGCGTGACCGATCACCGCATCAACCTGACCATTTACCGTCTGGATGAAGTGATGGAAGGCAAACTCGATTCGCTGATCCAGCCGATTGTGCAGGAATATCAGGCCGACCAGCTCGCCGCACTTTCTGAGCAGGACTGA
- the prmC gene encoding peptide chain release factor N(5)-glutamine methyltransferase, which yields MDFQCWLRDATRRLAAGESPKRDAEILLGFVTGRARTYIMAFGETPLSATQLQQLDTLLARREQGEPVAYLTGEREFWSLPLSVSPATLIPRPDTECLVEQALVRLPSEPVNVLDLGTGTGAIALALASERPDCKLTGVDLQPDAVTLAQHNAQKLKISNVRFLQGSWFSPVAGETFALIASNPPYIDAADPHLAQGDVRFEPASSLVAENAGLADLAHIIQTAPAYLQEGGWLLLEHGWQQATDVQTLLRDAGYQQVSTVKDYGGNDRVSLGQWNL from the coding sequence ATGGATTTTCAGTGCTGGCTGCGTGATGCTACCCGCCGTCTGGCTGCGGGTGAAAGCCCGAAGCGTGACGCTGAAATCCTGCTCGGTTTTGTCACAGGCCGGGCAAGAACCTACATCATGGCTTTTGGCGAAACGCCGCTGTCGGCCACTCAGCTTCAACAACTGGACACCTTGCTGGCGCGACGCGAGCAGGGTGAACCCGTTGCCTATCTGACCGGCGAACGCGAGTTCTGGTCACTGCCGCTGTCTGTTTCTCCCGCCACGTTAATTCCTCGCCCGGATACTGAATGTCTGGTTGAGCAGGCGCTTGTCCGTTTGCCGTCTGAGCCGGTGAACGTGCTGGATTTGGGCACAGGAACAGGCGCGATTGCCTTAGCGCTGGCCAGCGAGCGGCCTGACTGCAAGTTAACCGGCGTTGATTTGCAGCCCGATGCGGTAACGCTGGCGCAACACAACGCGCAAAAGCTGAAAATCAGCAATGTGCGTTTTCTACAGGGCAGCTGGTTCTCGCCGGTCGCCGGTGAAACGTTCGCGCTGATTGCCAGCAATCCGCCGTACATCGACGCCGCCGATCCACATCTTGCGCAAGGTGACGTTCGTTTTGAACCGGCCAGCTCGCTGGTGGCAGAAAATGCCGGTCTGGCTGATCTGGCTCATATTATTCAAACCGCACCCGCGTATCTTCAAGAAGGCGGCTGGCTGTTGCTCGAGCACGGCTGGCAGCAGGCGACAGACGTGCAAACACTTCTGCGTGATGCCGGTTATCAGCAGGTTTCGACCGTGAAAGATTATGGCGGCAATGACCGCGTCAGCCTCGGACAGTGGAATCTGTAG
- a CDS encoding SirB2 family protein — MAYVWIKNLHLLTITLSIALFVLRFFWKWAGSAMMQKRWVKIVPHIVDTLLLLSGISLIFITHFYPFSPQGTWLTEKIFGVIIYIALGFVALSKRPVSQKTRWLAFILALACLYLVLKLALTKIPLLMG; from the coding sequence ATGGCGTATGTCTGGATAAAGAATCTCCATTTGCTCACCATCACGCTGAGTATTGCGCTGTTTGTTTTACGATTTTTTTGGAAATGGGCGGGTTCTGCTATGATGCAGAAACGCTGGGTGAAGATAGTTCCGCACATTGTGGACACCTTGCTGCTTTTAAGCGGCATTTCGCTTATCTTCATCACACACTTTTATCCGTTCAGCCCACAGGGAACCTGGCTGACCGAAAAGATTTTTGGCGTTATTATCTATATCGCGCTGGGCTTTGTGGCCCTGAGCAAGCGACCGGTTAGCCAGAAAACCCGCTGGCTGGCCTTTATTCTGGCGCTCGCTTGCCTGTATCTGGTTCTCAAACTGGCGCTGACGAAAATACCGCTGCTAATGGGATAA
- the sirB1 gene encoding invasion regulator SirB1, with the protein MSTLADFEFNTARLSTGVIKVTESVRFDFNADDVRRQLKTLVEEARRVVPEDLDQDQQLEVLIELFYRTWGFGGAGGVYRLSDAIWIDKVLASRQGTPVSLGVIFLHIAHELDLPLMPVIFPTQLILRADWMDEEMWLLNPINGDTLNEHMLNVWLKGNLGVTAIIEDDDLEEADNTLIVRKMLDTLKAALMEEKQFELALRASETVLQFDPDDPYEIRDRGLIYAQLECDHVAISDLSYFVEQCPEDPISEVIKMQIHSIEHKHVTLH; encoded by the coding sequence ATGAGTACCCTTGCTGATTTTGAATTTAACACTGCCCGGCTCAGTACCGGGGTGATCAAAGTAACGGAATCTGTGCGTTTTGATTTCAATGCGGACGACGTTCGCCGCCAGCTGAAAACGCTGGTCGAGGAAGCTCGCCGCGTCGTTCCTGAGGACCTTGATCAGGATCAGCAGCTGGAAGTGTTGATTGAACTGTTTTACCGCACCTGGGGATTCGGTGGCGCGGGCGGCGTATATCGCCTCTCGGATGCTATCTGGATCGACAAAGTGCTGGCTTCGCGTCAGGGCACGCCGGTTTCGCTGGGCGTGATCTTCCTGCATATCGCGCATGAGCTGGATTTGCCGCTGATGCCGGTCATCTTCCCGACTCAACTGATTCTTCGCGCCGACTGGATGGACGAAGAAATGTGGCTGCTCAACCCGATTAACGGCGACACGCTTAACGAGCACATGCTCAACGTGTGGCTGAAAGGGAATCTGGGCGTCACGGCGATAATCGAAGACGATGATCTGGAAGAAGCGGATAACACGTTGATCGTGCGCAAAATGCTCGACACGCTGAAAGCCGCCCTGATGGAAGAAAAACAGTTCGAACTGGCGCTGCGGGCCAGCGAAACGGTTTTACAGTTTGATCCGGATGACCCGTATGAAATCCGCGACCGGGGTCTGATTTATGCTCAGCTGGAGTGTGACCACGTGGCGATTTCCGATCTCAGCTATTTTGTTGAGCAGTGCCCGGAAGACCCGATTTCAGAAGTGATTAAAATGCAAATCCATTCGATTGAGCACAAGCACGTCACGTTGCACTAA
- the kdsA gene encoding 3-deoxy-8-phosphooctulonate synthase, with amino-acid sequence MKHKVVSIQDIKVANDLPFVLFGGMNVLESRDMAMRVCEHYVTVTQKLGIPYVFKASFDKANRSSIHSYRGPGLDEGMKIFQELKQTFGVKIITDVHESWQAQPVADVVDVIQLPAFLARQTDLVEAMAKTGAVINVKKPQFVSPGQMGNIVDKFKEGGNDQVILCDRGSNFGYDNLVVDMLGMNVMINATGGHPVIFDVTHALQTRDPFGAASGGRRAQVAELARAGMAVGIAGLFIEAHEDPANAKCDGPSALPLAKLEPFLVQMKAIDDLVKSFPALDTSK; translated from the coding sequence ATGAAACATAAAGTGGTTAGCATTCAGGACATTAAAGTCGCCAACGATCTGCCGTTTGTGTTGTTCGGTGGGATGAACGTACTCGAATCACGCGATATGGCGATGCGTGTGTGTGAACATTACGTCACCGTGACACAGAAACTCGGCATTCCTTACGTTTTCAAAGCGTCTTTTGATAAAGCCAACCGCTCGTCGATTCATTCCTACCGTGGTCCGGGTCTGGATGAAGGCATGAAAATTTTCCAGGAACTGAAGCAAACTTTCGGCGTGAAAATCATCACCGACGTTCACGAATCCTGGCAGGCACAGCCGGTTGCAGACGTGGTTGATGTGATTCAGCTGCCTGCCTTCCTGGCGCGTCAGACTGACCTGGTGGAAGCGATGGCCAAAACCGGTGCCGTGATCAACGTGAAAAAACCCCAGTTCGTGAGCCCGGGTCAGATGGGTAACATCGTGGACAAATTCAAAGAAGGCGGCAACGATCAGGTTATTCTGTGCGATCGCGGCAGCAACTTCGGGTATGACAATCTGGTTGTCGACATGCTGGGCATGAACGTGATGATCAACGCAACGGGCGGACACCCGGTGATCTTCGACGTGACTCACGCACTGCAAACCCGCGACCCGTTCGGCGCAGCGTCCGGCGGTCGTCGTGCGCAGGTTGCCGAACTGGCGCGCGCAGGGATGGCGGTTGGCATTGCTGGCCTGTTCATCGAAGCACACGAAGACCCGGCGAATGCGAAATGCGATGGCCCGTCTGCACTGCCGCTGGCGAAACTGGAGCCATTCCTGGTTCAGATGAAAGCCATCGACGATCTGGTGAAAAGCTTCCCGGCGCTCGATACCAGCAAATAA